One Brassica napus cultivar Da-Ae chromosome C4, Da-Ae, whole genome shotgun sequence genomic region harbors:
- the LOC106391457 gene encoding cell division protein FtsZ homolog 2-1, chloroplastic isoform X1, with translation MATYVSPCFTPSDTRLLAVLRKNVSPLGRAHSLKMTESKKNGFFVAAAQRSESSPRHSHSQDPFLNLHPEISLLRGEGGGANTVSNPRKETSSVVPLTEDFDEPSAPSGYNEARIKVIGVGGGGSNAVNRMIESEMMGVEFWIVNTDIQAMRMSPVLSENRLQIGKELTRGLGAGGNPEIGMNAAKESKEAIEEALYGSDMVFVTAGMGGGTGTGAAPVIAGIAKAMGILTVGIATTPFSFEGRRRAVQAQEGLASLRDNVDTLIVIPNDKLLTAVSQSTPVTEAFNLADDILRQGVRGISDIITIPGLVNVDFADVRAIMANAGSSLMGIGTATAGKSRARDAALNAIQSPLLDIGIERATGIVWNITGGTDLTLFEVNAAAEVIYDLVDPTANLIFGAVVDPSLTGQVSITLIATGFKRQEEGEGRAAQMAQADTASTGGTRRPSSSFRDGGSVEIPEFLKKKGSSRYPRV, from the exons ATGGCTACTTACGTTTCACCGTGTTTTACTCCTTCCGACACTCGTCTCCTCGCTGTTCTTAGAAAGAATGTCTCACCTTTAGGCAGAGCACACTCCTTGAAGATGACTGAGAGTAAGAAAAACGGATTCTTTGTTGCTGCTGCTCAGAGATCTGAATCTTCTCCAAGGCATTCCCATAGCCAAGACCCTTTCCTGAACCTCCACCCTGAGATCTCATTGCTCAGAGGCGAAGGAGGAGGAGCCAACACAGTCTCCAACCCCAGGAAAGAAACTAGTTCTGTGGTTCCTCTCACCGAGGACTTTGACGAGCCCTCTGCTCCTAGTGGCTATAATGAGGCGAGGATTAAAGTTATCGGCGTGGGAGGAGGTGGATCAAACGCTGTGAACCGTATGATAGAGAGCGAGATGATGGGAGTGGAGTTCTGGATTGTGAACACTGACATTCAAGCTATGAGGATGTCTCCTGTTTTGTCTGAGAACAGGCTGCAGATTGGTAAGGAGCTGACTAGAGGCTTAGGCGCTGGTGGGAATCCGGAGATTGGTATGAACGCTGCTAAGGAGAGTAAAGAAGCTATTGAAGAGGCTCTTTATGGTTCAGACATGGTCTTTGTCACAGCTGGAATGGGAGGTGGGACTGGTACTGGAGCAGCTCCTGTGATAGCTGGAATCGCTAAGGCGATGGGGATACTGACTGTTGGTATTGCCACGACGCCGTTCTCGTTTGAGGGGAGAAGAAGAGCGGTGCAGGCTCAAGAAGGGCTTGCTTCGCTGAGAGACAATGTTGACACTCTCATTGTTATTCCGAATGATAAGCTGCTTACGGCTGTCTCTCAGTCTACTCCTGTGACGGAGGCTTTTAATCTAGCTGATGATATACTTCGTCAGGGAGTTCGTGGGATCTCTGATATCATTACG ATTCCTGGTTTGGTGAATGTGGATTTTGCTGATGTGAGAGCTATAATGGCGAATGCAGGTTCTTCACTGATGGGGATAGGAACTGCAACAG CAGGGAAGAGTAGGGCAAGAGATGCTGCACTGAACGCAATCCAATCACCATTGCTTGATATCGGCATTGAGAGAGCCACTGGGATCGTTTGGAACATCACTGGTGGAACCGACTTGACATTGTTcgag GTAAATGCTGCTGCGGAAGTTATATATGATCTTGTTGATCCAACTGCTAATCTTATATTCGGAGCTGTTGTGGATCCATCCCTCACCGGTCAA GTGAGCATAACTCTCATAGCAACGGGTTTTAAGCGAcaagaggaaggagaaggaaGGGCGGCTCAGATGGCACAAGCAGATACTGCCTCAACTGGAGGTACAAGAAGACCTTCTTCCTCCTTTAGAGATGGTGGTTCGGTGGAGATTCCAGAGTTCTTGAAGAAGAAAGGCAGCTCTCGCTATCCTAGAGTCTAA
- the LOC106391897 gene encoding protein ABSCISIC ACID-INSENSITIVE 5 translates to MVVRETKIMSGREVESSTRRNGGAGAEGGESHPFTSLGRQSSIYSLTLDEFQHALCENGKNFGSMNMDEFLVSIWNAEENNNNNQQAAASHPVPPNHNGFNNGGGESGVFGGGGSSANQRDNKRPGIAKQSSLPRQGSLTLPSPLCRKTVDEVWSEIHRGGGGGGDSNGRSSSNGQNNAHKGGGESAARQPTFGEMTLEDFLVKAGVVREHPTNPKPILNPTPSSVIPASSTQQQQLYGAFQGTGGGGGGYQQAPPVQPGVCYGGGGFGASGQQMAMVGPLSPVSSEGLGHGQVDNIGGQYGVDMGGIRGRKRVVDGPVEKVVERRQRRMIKNRESAARSRARKQAYTVELEAELNQLKEENAQLKLALGELERKRKQQYFESLKTRAQPKLPKASGRLRTLVRNPSCPL, encoded by the exons ATGGTAGTTAGAGAGACAAAGATAATGTCTGGACGAGAAGTAGAGTCATCGACAAGACGTAATGGAGGAGCTGGAGCTGAAGGAGGAGAGAGTCATCCGTTTACTTCATTGGGAAGACAATCATCCATCTACTCATTGACCCTCGACGAGTTCCAACACGCTCTCTGTGAGAACGGCAAGAACTTTGGGTCCATGAACATGGACGAGTTTCTCGTCTCTATTTGGAACGCTGAGgagaataacaacaacaaccagCAAGCCGCAGCTTCTCATCCCGTTCCACCGAATCATAATGGTTTCAACAATGGTGGAGGTGAGAGTGGAGtctttggtggtggtggttcttCAGCTAACCAAAGGGATAATAAGAGGCCAGGGATAGCGAAGCAGTCGAGTCTTCCACGACAAGGCTCGTTGACACTTCCATCTCCGCTTTGTAGGAAGACTGTTGATGAGGTTTGGTCTGAGATACAtagaggaggtggtggtggtggagacaGCAATGGTCGTAGTAGTAGTAATGGTCAGAACAATGCTCACAAAGGCGGTGGCGAGAGTGCGGCTAGGCAACCAACGTTTGGGGAGATGACGCTTGAGGATTTCTTGGTGAAGGCTGGTGTGGTTAGAGAGCATCCcactaaccctaaacctatcCTGAACCCGACCCCGTCTAGTGTTATACCCGCATCATCTACGCAGCAGCAACAGCTTTACGGTGCGTTTCAAGgaacaggaggaggaggaggaggctatCAGCAGGCACCACCGGTTCAACCAGGTGTTTGCTATGGCGGTGGTGGGTTTGGAGCGAGTGGACAGCAGATGGCGATGGTTGGACCGTTAAGCCCGGTGTCGTCAGAGGGGTTAGGACATGGGCAAGTGGATAACATAGGAGGACAGTATGGAGTTGATATGGGAGGGATAAGGGGAAGGAAAAGAGTAGTGGATGGTCCGGTAGAGAAGGTGGTTGAGAGAAGGCAGAGGAGGATGATCAAGAACCGTGAGTCTGCGGCTAGGTCTAGAGCAAGAAAGCAG GCATATACAGTGGAGTTGGAAGCAGAACTAAACCAGTTGAAAGAAGAGAACGCTCAGCTAAAACTTGCTTTG GGAGAGTTGGAGAGGAAAAGGAAGCAACAG TATTTTGAGAGTTTGAAGACTAGAGCACAACCGAAGTTACCTAAAGCAAGCGGGAGGCTGCGGACATTGGTGAGGAATCCGAGTTGTCCGCTCTGa
- the LOC106391458 gene encoding protein YIPF7-like: protein MTKDFAVPPVIFPGANSIQQRRFPPSPFQPPPPRPSSSAIPFMSFDIGSADPAGPFNNRGGSSSFEDEEPLLDELGIHPEQIWSKTRSILNPFRINQTVHRDSDLSGPIFLYLALCLFQLLAGKIQFGVILGWIVVSSIFLYAVFNMLAGRSGNLNLHTCTSLVGYCLLPVVVLSAASLFVPQGAGVVRFVAAGVFVLLAARACSGLVVSLADGGGEHRGLISYACFLIYCLFSLLVVF from the coding sequence ATGACGAAAGACTTCGCCGTTCCACCAGTAATCTTCCCCGGAGCCAACAGCATCCAGCAACGACGATTCCCGCCCTCTCCCTTCCAGCCTCCACCACCACGCCCTTCCTCCTCCGCGATCCCTTTCATGTCGTTCGACATCGGATCCGCAGACCCCGCCGGACCTTTCAACAACAGAGGAGGCTCATCCTCCTTCGAAGACGAGGAGCCTCTCCTCGACGAGCTCGGGATCCACCCGGAACAAATCTGGAGCAAGACCCGATCGATTCTCAACCCGTTCCGAATCAATCAAACCGTTCACAGGGATTCAGATCTCTCGGGACCGATCTTTCTCTACCTCGCGCTTTGCCTTTTCCAGCTCCTCGCCGGGAAGATCCAGTTCGGTGTGATTCTCGGGTGGATCGTTGTTTCCTCGATCTTTCTCTACGCGGTTTTTAACATGCTTGCGGGGAGGAGTGGGAACTTGAATCTGCACACGTGTACGAGTTTGGTTGGGTACTGTTTACTTCCCGTGGTGGTTTTATCTGCTGCATCGTTGTTCGTGCCGCAAGGGGCTGGGGTGGTTAGGTTTGTGGCTGCGGGGGTGTTTGTGTTGTTGGCCGCGAGGGCTTGTTCTGGTTTGGTTGTGTCTTTGGCTGATGGTGGAGGGGAGCATCGTGGGTTGATCTCGTACGCTTGTTTCTTGATCTAttgtctcttctctcttctcgtTGTGTTTTGA
- the LOC106394066 gene encoding uncharacterized protein LOC106394066 yields MTGNAGLVNLETEEEKQEANEPKQRSGEEDCEEDDLFEINLEAVSDAKSSRRYECQRFPARTGSVLLANCLLPAADISGAVPATSRAWNDLVWFRRLLYVENLGTDSKKLNYF; encoded by the coding sequence ATGACAGGTAACGCTGGTTTAGTTAACCTGGAAACTGAGGAAGAGAAACAAGAAGCAAACGAACCTAAACAACGCAGTGGAGAGGAAGACTGCGAGGAAGATGACTTGTTCGAGATAAACCTGGAGGCCGTGAGTGATGCCAAGTCGTCTCGGCGGTATGAATGTCAGAGATTTCCGGCAAGGACAGGGAGCGTTTTACTAGCGAACTGTCTGTTACCAGCTGCGGACATCTCCGGTGCCGTGCCGGCGACGTCAAGGGCTTGGAatgatttggtttggtttagaaGGCTCCTCTATGTTGAAAATCTAGGGACTGATAGTAAGAAgcttaattatttttga
- the LOC106391459 gene encoding protein LITTLE ZIPPER 4, giving the protein MEKLNSKLYVQNCYIIKENERLRKKAQILNQENQQLLLELKQKLSKTKNPNGSNQGSNNNLSSSSSDSGQS; this is encoded by the coding sequence ATGGAGAAGCTAAACTCGAAGCTGTACGTGCAAAACTGTTATATAATCAAGGAGAACGAAAGGTTGAGGAAGAAAGCTCAGATTCTGAACCAGGAGAATCAACAACTTCTCTTGGAACTCAAACAGAAGCTCTCCAAAACCAAGAACCCTAATGGATCCAATCAAGGAAGCAACAACAACCTATCTTCATCAAGCTCTGACTCTGGACAATCTTGA
- the LOC106391457 gene encoding cell division protein FtsZ homolog 2-1, chloroplastic isoform X2, with product MATYVSPCFTPSDTRLLAVLRKNVSPLGRAHSLKMTESKKNGFFVAAAQRSESSPRHSHSQDPFLNLHPEISLLRGEGGGANTVSNPRKETSSVVPLTEDFDEPSAPSGYNEARIKVIGVGGGGSNAVNRMIESEMMGVEFWIVNTDIQAMRMSPVLSENRLQIGKELTRGLGAGGNPEIGMNAAKESKEAIEEALYGSDMVFVTAGMGGGTGTGAAPVIAGIAKAMGILTVGIATTPFSFEGRRRAVQAQEGLASLRDNVDTLIVIPNDKLLTAVSQSTPVTEAFNLADDILRQGVRGISDIITIPGLVNVDFADVRAIMANAGSSLMGIGTATGKSRARDAALNAIQSPLLDIGIERATGIVWNITGGTDLTLFEVNAAAEVIYDLVDPTANLIFGAVVDPSLTGQVSITLIATGFKRQEEGEGRAAQMAQADTASTGGTRRPSSSFRDGGSVEIPEFLKKKGSSRYPRV from the exons ATGGCTACTTACGTTTCACCGTGTTTTACTCCTTCCGACACTCGTCTCCTCGCTGTTCTTAGAAAGAATGTCTCACCTTTAGGCAGAGCACACTCCTTGAAGATGACTGAGAGTAAGAAAAACGGATTCTTTGTTGCTGCTGCTCAGAGATCTGAATCTTCTCCAAGGCATTCCCATAGCCAAGACCCTTTCCTGAACCTCCACCCTGAGATCTCATTGCTCAGAGGCGAAGGAGGAGGAGCCAACACAGTCTCCAACCCCAGGAAAGAAACTAGTTCTGTGGTTCCTCTCACCGAGGACTTTGACGAGCCCTCTGCTCCTAGTGGCTATAATGAGGCGAGGATTAAAGTTATCGGCGTGGGAGGAGGTGGATCAAACGCTGTGAACCGTATGATAGAGAGCGAGATGATGGGAGTGGAGTTCTGGATTGTGAACACTGACATTCAAGCTATGAGGATGTCTCCTGTTTTGTCTGAGAACAGGCTGCAGATTGGTAAGGAGCTGACTAGAGGCTTAGGCGCTGGTGGGAATCCGGAGATTGGTATGAACGCTGCTAAGGAGAGTAAAGAAGCTATTGAAGAGGCTCTTTATGGTTCAGACATGGTCTTTGTCACAGCTGGAATGGGAGGTGGGACTGGTACTGGAGCAGCTCCTGTGATAGCTGGAATCGCTAAGGCGATGGGGATACTGACTGTTGGTATTGCCACGACGCCGTTCTCGTTTGAGGGGAGAAGAAGAGCGGTGCAGGCTCAAGAAGGGCTTGCTTCGCTGAGAGACAATGTTGACACTCTCATTGTTATTCCGAATGATAAGCTGCTTACGGCTGTCTCTCAGTCTACTCCTGTGACGGAGGCTTTTAATCTAGCTGATGATATACTTCGTCAGGGAGTTCGTGGGATCTCTGATATCATTACG ATTCCTGGTTTGGTGAATGTGGATTTTGCTGATGTGAGAGCTATAATGGCGAATGCAGGTTCTTCACTGATGGGGATAGGAACTGCAACAG GGAAGAGTAGGGCAAGAGATGCTGCACTGAACGCAATCCAATCACCATTGCTTGATATCGGCATTGAGAGAGCCACTGGGATCGTTTGGAACATCACTGGTGGAACCGACTTGACATTGTTcgag GTAAATGCTGCTGCGGAAGTTATATATGATCTTGTTGATCCAACTGCTAATCTTATATTCGGAGCTGTTGTGGATCCATCCCTCACCGGTCAA GTGAGCATAACTCTCATAGCAACGGGTTTTAAGCGAcaagaggaaggagaaggaaGGGCGGCTCAGATGGCACAAGCAGATACTGCCTCAACTGGAGGTACAAGAAGACCTTCTTCCTCCTTTAGAGATGGTGGTTCGGTGGAGATTCCAGAGTTCTTGAAGAAGAAAGGCAGCTCTCGCTATCCTAGAGTCTAA